The following proteins come from a genomic window of Amphiura filiformis chromosome 16, Afil_fr2py, whole genome shotgun sequence:
- the LOC140136072 gene encoding NEDD8-activating enzyme E1 regulatory subunit-like has translation MSAPRGSPVIDKEKKYDRQLRLWGDHGQAALECAQICLVNATATGTEILKNLILPGIGSFSIVDGNRVSGEDVGNNFFLEKSSIGKSRAQVAKELLQELNSDVKGDFVEESAEQLLENNPNFFCTFSIVIATDLAERTLLDLAALLWDAHIPLLVCRSYGLIGYMRLAVKEHTVIESHPDNAFEDLRLDQPFPGLVQYLDSMDMSKMTKQEHMHTPYLVILYKYLEEWKAKNGGKLPKNYKEKETLRQLIRTGILINEHGVPEVEENFDEAVTSVNAAVLPTRTPSEVSSIFQDSSCINLTSESASFWVMAQAVKQFVENEGKGVLPLRGSIPDMFADSKRYIQLQNVYVEQAKQDQLAVLSRVQQLLKSLGRPSDAISESEVKLFCKNAHFLRVVRCRSLADEYATDTANVSDLAMNLENPDSEIVLYVLLRAVDRFHKQYNRYPGNYDDQVDGDSVKLKGCACAMLQELNIHANIKDDYINEMCRYGAAEIHPVAAFMGGSAAQEVIKIVTKQFVPFNNTYIYNAINASSATYRL, from the exons ATGTCTGCGCCCAGAGGAAGTCCTGTGATTGACAAAGAGAAGAAATATGATCGCCAGTTGAG GTTGTGGGGAGACCATGGTCAAGCTGCTCTGGAATGTGCCCAAATCTGTTTAGTGAATGCAACAGCTACAGGAACAGAAATCCTCAAAAATCTCATTCTTCCTGGAATTGGATCTTTTTCCATTGTGGATGGAAACAGAGTGTCAGGAGAAGATGTAGGCAACAA TTTCTTCCTGGAGAAATCTAGCATAGGTAAATCGAGGGCACAGGTGGCTAAGGAATTGCTTCAAGAACTCAATAGCGATGTCAAAGGAGACTTTGTGGAAGAG AGTGCAGAGCAGCTGTTAGAGAATAATCCTAACTTTTTCTGTACCTTCAGTATTGTCATTGCCACTGACTTGGCAGAGAG GACATTACTTGATCTAGCAGCTTTACTCTGGGATGCACACATACCTCTATTAGTATGTCGTAGTTATGGCCTAATAGGCTACATGAGATTAGCAGTGAAAGAGCACACAG TAATTGAGTCGCATCCTGACAATGCCTTTGAAGATCTCCGTCTTGACCAACCTTTCCCTGGACTTGTCCAGTATCTGGACAGTATGGACATGTCTAAAATGACCAAACAG GAACACATGCATACCCCATATTTAGTTATCTTGTACAAGTACTTGGAGGAGTGGAAAGCCAAG AATGGAGGAAAGCTACCAAAGAACTACAAGGAAAAAGAAACTCTTCGTCAGCTGATTCGTACCGGTATCCTGATAAACGAACATGGCGTACCAGAAGTAGAGGAGAACTTTGACGAAGCAGTAACCAGTGTCAATGCAGCTGTGTTGCCAACTCGTACACCTAGTGAAGTCAGTTCTATATTTCAAGACTCGTCATGTATTAATCTTACATCAGAG AGTGCATCATTCTGGGTGATGGCACAAGCTGTGAAACAGTTTGTGGAAAATGAAGGCAAGGGAGTGTTACCACTAAGAGGGTCTATACCTGATATGTTTGCTGACTCTAAACGCTACATACAACTTCAAAATGT ATATGTAGAGCAGGCTAAACAAGATCAGTTAGCTGTATTATCCAGGGTACAACAGCTTCTAAAATCACTGGGCAGG CCTTCTGATGCCATCTCAGAATCTGAGGTGAAGTTGTTTTGCAAGAACGCCCATTTTCTACGTGTAGTGCGCTGTCGTTCCTTGGCTGATGAGTATGCAACAGACACAGCCAATGTATCCGATCTAG CCATGAATTTAGAAAACCCTGACAGTGAAATAGTGCTTTATGTCCTCTTGAGGGCGGTAGACAGGTTTCATAAACAGTACAATAGGTATCCAGGCAACTATGATGATCAAGTCGATGGTGACTCAGTAAAACTCAAG GGCTGTGCATGTGCAATGCTTCAGGAACTTAACATCCATGCAAACATCAAAGATGACTATATCAATGAAAT GTGTCGTTATGGGGCAGCAGAGATCCATCCAGTAGCAGCCTTTATGGGAGGATCCGCCGCACAGGAAGTCATCAAGATTGTCACGAAACAATTTGTTCCTTTCAACAACACATATATCTACAATGCTATCAATGCGTCATCTGCTACATATAGGTTATAG
- the LOC140136073 gene encoding uncharacterized protein isoform X1, translating into MDGDRTPLMLSWQDEPSTIDSFDDSDYLQDSPESSRRPVALESRIPNHLLLVSLLESLVEAYEHDPTRRKKMFRIICKHLDDMNVIPSWDFIENFSAIRVQYSSIVHNMMLAITKMMDKQVTSKFLSLPSTADERTYALLQAGTDPLSPRTPDIRTEEVLKSQNSRYKTEFREIDKIGKGGFGSVYKVKNKLDQREYAVKKILLKQKHPESARKVLREVQLLARLDHVNIVGYNAAWIEAEPVSTTKTQIWTLPTEDLRSTEVRFTRSNSHEGISQSPPDFLTKPNIQSPPTNTSTLTATTKRPSNVHSPNAPSRTQTPPTVIKAPAEATFQPPRYLIGHNSRVRRPDFNSKSFMAPCITEIKDESECDEWNKTDCGVPNGQKSDESDPSKSSDSLDDLLSRNSMCSGSYSVSKRKVMDNSCNELTSTTDCEESISNSQPSQVHMQKLRQTVTSRIFLFILKTVLKWIHQLQNISPQKCNLKK; encoded by the exons ATGGATGGAGATCGCACCCCATTGATGTTAAGCTGGCAAGATGAACCTTCAACTATTGACAGTTTTGATG ATTCAGATTACCTCCAAGATTCACCTGAATCTAGTCGACGGCCAGTGGCTCTTGAATCCAGAATACCCAACCATCTGCTGTTGGTATCACTCTTAGAAAGTCTAGTGGAAGCTTATGAGCATGACCCAACAAGGAGGAAGAAAATGTTCCGCATCATATGCAAGCATTTGGATGATATGAAT GTGATACCATCATGGGATTTTATAGAGAATTTCAGTGCAATTCGTGTTCAGTATAGCAGCATAGTACACAATATGATGTTGGCAATTACAAAGATGATGGACAAACAG GTCACATCAAAGTTCCTGTCATTACCATCCACTGCTGATGAAAGAACCTATGCCCTACTCCAAGCTGGCACCGATCCTCTCAGCCCAAGGACACCAGACATACGAACAGAAGAAGTCCTCAAGAGTCAAAATTCACGCTATAAGACAGAGTTTAGAGAAATAGACAAAATTGGCAAAGGGGGATTTGGCAGTGTATATAAG GTGAAGAACAAACTTGATCAAAGAGAATATGCCGTAAAGAAGATCCTcttaaaacaaaaacacccagaaTCTGCTAGAAAG GTGTTGCGTGAAGTTCAACTGCTAGCCCGCCTTGATCATGTCAATATTGTAGGATACAATGCTGCCTGGATTGAAGCTGAACCTGTGAGTACTACTAAGACACAGATATGGACACTGCCAACTGAAGATCTAAG AAGCACTGAAGTTCGGTTTACCCGAAGCAACAGTCACGAGGGTATTAGTCAGTCCCCACCAGACTTCCTAACCAAGCCTAATATTCAAAGTCCACCAACCAACACATCAACTCTCACTGCCACAACTAAGAGACCTTCCAATGTCCATTCACCCAATGCACCATCAAGGACTCAAACCCCACCAACTGTCATAAAAGCACCAGCAGAAGCAACTTTTCAACCACCAAGATACCTCATTGGCCATAACTCGAGGGTGAGGAGGCCCGATTTTAATTCCAAATCTTTCATGGCACCATGCATTACCGAGATAAAAGATGAAAGTGAGTGTGATGAATGGAACAAAACTGACTGTGGCGTACCAAATGGACAAAAAAGTGACGAGTCGGATCCTTCCAAGTCGAGTGACTCCTTAGATGATCTACTCAGTAGAAATTCTATGTGTAGTGGTAGTTACAGTGTATCAAAACGAAAGGTGATGGACAATTCTTGCAATGAACTGACATCGACTACTGATTGTGAGGAATCAATTTCAAACTCACAACCAAGTCAAGTACATATGCAAAAACTGAGGCAGACAGTGACTTCTCGGATCTTTCTATTCATTTTGAAAACAGTACTCAAGTGGATACATCAACTTCAGAACATTTCTCCTCAAAAGTGCAATCTGAAAAAGTAG
- the LOC140136073 gene encoding eukaryotic translation initiation factor 2-alpha kinase 1-like isoform X2, with protein MDGDRTPLMLSWQDEPSTIDSFDDSDYLQDSPESSRRPVALESRIPNHLLLVSLLESLVEAYEHDPTRRKKMFRIICKHLDDMNVIPSWDFIENFSAIRVQYSSIVHNMMLAITKMMDKQVTSKFLSLPSTADERTYALLQAGTDPLSPRTPDIRTEEVLKSQNSRYKTEFREIDKIGKGGFGSVYKVKNKLDQREYAVKKILLKQKHPESARKVLREVQLLARLDHVNIVGYNAAWIEAEPKH; from the exons ATGGATGGAGATCGCACCCCATTGATGTTAAGCTGGCAAGATGAACCTTCAACTATTGACAGTTTTGATG ATTCAGATTACCTCCAAGATTCACCTGAATCTAGTCGACGGCCAGTGGCTCTTGAATCCAGAATACCCAACCATCTGCTGTTGGTATCACTCTTAGAAAGTCTAGTGGAAGCTTATGAGCATGACCCAACAAGGAGGAAGAAAATGTTCCGCATCATATGCAAGCATTTGGATGATATGAAT GTGATACCATCATGGGATTTTATAGAGAATTTCAGTGCAATTCGTGTTCAGTATAGCAGCATAGTACACAATATGATGTTGGCAATTACAAAGATGATGGACAAACAG GTCACATCAAAGTTCCTGTCATTACCATCCACTGCTGATGAAAGAACCTATGCCCTACTCCAAGCTGGCACCGATCCTCTCAGCCCAAGGACACCAGACATACGAACAGAAGAAGTCCTCAAGAGTCAAAATTCACGCTATAAGACAGAGTTTAGAGAAATAGACAAAATTGGCAAAGGGGGATTTGGCAGTGTATATAAG GTGAAGAACAAACTTGATCAAAGAGAATATGCCGTAAAGAAGATCCTcttaaaacaaaaacacccagaaTCTGCTAGAAAG GTGTTGCGTGAAGTTCAACTGCTAGCCCGCCTTGATCATGTCAATATTGTAGGATACAATGCTGCCTGGATTGAAGCTGAACCT AAGCACTGA